AGCAGTGTCTGGAGGCGGAGCCGGACAATGCGCCGATCTGGACCCTGCTTGGTGTCTGTGCCGCCCGGCTGGCACGGCAGTCCCTGGCTGAACAGTGCTGGCAACAGGCGCTGCAGCTGGACCCCAGCGTGGTCGATGCCCATTACAACCTGGGCTGCCTGTACGGCGAGCGGAGAGAGCGGGGACTGGCGGAGCAACATTACCGGGCGGAATTGCGCCTGCAGCCCGGGCACGCTGGCAGTCTGGGCAATCTGGCGGTACTGCTGGCGCAGGCTGGGCAGTTGGCCGAGGCGGAAGCATGTTACCGGCAGGCACTGCAGGCCACGGCCCATACCCGGGATGGGCTGGATGTGCGGTACAACCTGGCCCTGCTGCTGTCGCAGACTGACAGGCTTGAAGAAGCGGAAGCACTGTTGCAGGTGCTGCTGCAGCAGCAGCCGGATGATGAAGCTGGCAATGCGCTGCTGGGAAGTCTCTATCAGCAGCAAGGGCAGGATGAAGCCGCCCGAGCCTGTTGGGAACGGATCTTGCAGCATGCGCCGCAGCATCCGGAAGCGCTGAACAATCTGGCACTGATTTGTCAGCAGCAACGGCGCTGGGATGAGGCCGCCAGTTTGTTGCAAAGAGCGCTGCTGCAGGCGGCACCGCCGCCGGACTTGCTGCTCAATCAGGCAAATGGCCTGTTGCAGCAGGGCAATGCCGCCGCCGCCCTGCCGTTGTTGCAGCAAGCCATTGCCCAACATCCCCGCCATGCGCCGCTGCATGATGCGCTGGGTGTGGTCTGCAGTGAGCTGCGTGAAGCGGAGCAAGCGGAAGCCGCCATGCGCCGGGCGGTGGAGCTGGCACCGGGCCAACCGCGTTTCCGGCAGAATCTGGCCTATCTGCACCTGGCACTGGGGCGCTGGAGTGCCGGTTGGGAAGCGCTGGATGCCCGCTTGCAGCGCCTGCCATTGCGTGGTGGCCTGCCTACCCTGTCATCACCGCGTTGGGAGGGTGAGCCATTGGCCGGACGCCACCTGCTGCTGTGGTTCGAGCAGGGGCTGGGCGATGCATTGCAGTTTTGCCGCTATCTGCCCTTGCTGCAGCCGGCGCGTCTGAGCGTGGTATGCCGCCCGGAACTGATCCGCCTGTTACAGGGCATGCGCTTGGCTTGTCCGGTTGAATTCCTGCCTTTGCACCGCCTGGACATGACCGTGCCGCCACATGACTGCCACGTATTCTCCATGAGCCTGCCGCGCTGGCTGGGACCGGACCCGGCCACCACGCCACCGGCACATTTCCCCCAGCATGCCAGGCCTCCTTTGCCATCGGCAGGTCGTCCGCGCCGGCTGGGGCTGGTGTGGCGCGGCCATGCCCGCCATCCGTTCGACCATCATCGTTCGCTGCCCGATATCCGCTTGCTGGCACCCTTGCTGGCCTTGCCCGGCATCCACTGGATCAGCCTGCAATTACCGGTGGATGAGCAAGAACAGGCATGGTTGAGCGCCTGGCCCACCCTGGTGGCGGGTGAGCAGGGGCTGGATGATCTGGCGGCAACGGCCAGTGTATTGGCCGGGCTGGACGGGCTGGTGACGGTGGACACCGCGCTGGCGCATCTGGCCGGCAGTCTGGGCCTGCCGTGCTGGCTGTTGCTGTCGGCCTGCCATACCGACTGGCGCTGGGGCTGGCAGGGGGAGGCCAGCCCGTGGTATCCCGCCGTGCGGCTATGCCGTCAGTCCCAGCCGGGCGACTGGAGCGGGGTGATCACCCGGCTGGCCAGCCGGCTGGGCGAGCAGTAACTATCAGGGCGGTGACAGCCACTTGCCCGGGTTCATCAGGCCCAGCGGGTCCAGCAACTGCTTGATGCCGCGCATCAGCTGCAGGGCGGTCGGGTCCTGATAGCGTTGCAGCCAGTGGCCCTTCAACTGGCCGATGCCATGCTCGGCAGCCAGCGTGCCCTGATGGCGATACACCAGGTCGTAGACAATGGCGTTGACGCTGTCCTCGTCTTCAAACAAATGGGCATTGTCCGGCCGGGTATAGCTGATGTTGTAGTGCAGGTTGCCATCGCCGGCATGGCCGAAGGCGATAATGCGTACCGTGGGAAAGGCCCGGCTGAGTGCGGTCGCGCATTGTTCCAGAAACGCCGGAATGGCAGAGCTGGGCAGGCCGATATCATGCTTGATGCTGGGGCCGTCGCGCTTCTGGGTTTCCGACATGGCTTCCCGCAACTGCCACAGTTGCTGCCGGTCTGCCTCGCTGTGCGCCAGCACGCCATCTGGCAGGTTCTGCGTGGCCAGCCAGTCCACCAGCAGTTGCTGCAGCTGGTGGCTGTCGCCACTGTCGGACAGCTCGGCCAGCACCGCCCAGGGCTGGATGAAGGGCAGTTGGCCTGGGTGGTACTTTTCCAGCAGCTGCTGACAGGGCTGCGACATGATTTCAAAGGTGGTCAGCCGGTCGCCAAAGGCCTGGCGCAGTGCCGACAGCAGGTTGATGGCCGCCTGGCTGCTGTCTACCCCCAGCCAGGCGGTGGCATGCGCGCCAGGCAGCGGGAACAGCTTGAGCGTGGCCGCGGTGATCAGCCCCAACTGGCCTTCCGCACCGATGAATAGCTGTTTCACGTCCAGCCCGCTGGTGTCCTTGCGCAGGCCGGAGAGCTGATGCAGCACCCGGCCATCCGGCAGCACCACTTCCAGTCCCAGCGCCAGCTCGCGCATGGTGCCGTAGCGCAGTACCGCCAGCCCGCCGGCGTTGGTGGACAGGTTGCCGCCAATCTGGCAACTGCCCTCGCTGGCTAGCGACAGCGGAAACAGGCGACCGGCCTCTACGGCCAGTTGTTGCAGCACGGCCAGCGTCATGCCGGCTTCCACCGTGATGCTGTTGTTGGCGGTATCGATGGCGCGCAGGCGGTTCATCCGCTGCATGGCAATCACCAGCTGGCGGCCCGTGTTATCCGGGGTGGCTGCGCCGCAGGTGGAGGTATTGCCCCCTTGCGGCACCACCGCCACTTGCTGGTGCTGGCACAGCCGCAGCAGCGCGGCCACTTCTGCCGTGCTGCCCGGCAGCACCACGGCCAGCGGCTGGCCCTGATAGCGGCGGCGGTAGTCCAGCGTGTAGGGCGCGGTGTCTTGCGGCAGGGTCAGCACATGACCGGCACCGACAATGGCGGCAAGGTCAGCAAGCAGATCGGGCATGGCGTCTTCCTTGGGGCAGGTCAGTCGGGAATCTCGGCAGCCATCAGTTCATCCGGGTGCTGCCAGCCGGGCAACTGGCTGATGCGTTGCAGCCAGGCGGCAACGTGCGGCCAGGCGGCAAGGTCAAGCCCGGCATCGCCCAGCCACCACAGATAGGCACTGGCCGACAGGTCGGCAATGGTCGGGGTGCTGCCGATCAGGTAGGCATGCTGGCTCAGCGTGTTATCCAGTACCGCCAGATCGGCGCGTACCCGCTGTTCCAGCCAGGCGGTGACATCGGTCGGCTGCGGGAAGAACTTGCGCGCCAGGCGCAGGTTGGGCAGGGAGAAACCGATGCGGTTGCTCTCCCAGCACAGCCATTCACGCACCAGCTGGCGCTCGCCGGGCGCACCATCCAGCCGGCCGTAATTGTCGGCCAGCCATTGCAGGATGGCATTGGACTGGCACATGGCGGTGCCGTCGGCTACCAGTACGGGTACTTCACCAAAGCGGCTGACGGCACGGAAGTCTTCCGCCCGCTCTGCGCGTGGCAGGGCCAGGTCGACATGGACATAATCATGCGATACATCCGCCAGCATCAGTGCCAGGCGCACTTTGTAGCTATGTCCGGAAAAACAGTTGCCGTACAGGGTGAGAGTGGTCATGTCGTGGGTTCTTGTTGTGATGTTGATGAGGCGCTTGCTACGGCTGTGGTGGTCTGCTGCAGTGTCTGCGCCTCCGCGTGAGGCGTCAACGGGCTTGGCCTGCTGGTGCCGAGCGAGCCCAGCCAGGCAGCGGCAAAGGCCAGCGGAACCGAGAACAGCGCCGGATTGGCATAGGGAAACAGCGGGCCGGGCCGGCCCAGCATGCCTACCCAGACCGTGGGGCCGGTAATGATGCACAACAGGGCGGCCAGCATGCCGCCATAGCCGCCGGCCAGCGCGCCGCGCGCGCTCAGCCCGCGCCAGTTCAGTGCCAGCAGCAGGACCGGGAAATTGCTGCTGGCGGCAATGGCAAATGCCAGCCCCACCAGAAAGGCAATGTTCAGGTTCTGGAACAGGGTGGACAGCAGCACGGCCAGCAGGCCCAGTAGCAGCACGGCCAGTCGCGACAACTGCCATTCGCGGCGCGGGTCGGCAGCGCCACGGCACAGCCACAGGGCGTACAGGTCGTGGCTGACGGCACTGGCCCCGGCCATGGCCAGGCCGGCCACTACCGCCAGAATGGTGGCAAAGGCCACGCCGGCAACCAGCGCCTGCAGCCATGGTCCGCCCAGCAGGCTGGCCAGATGCAGGGCCGCCATATTGCCACCGCCCAGCAGCTTGCCGGCGGCATCATGAAAGCGGCCATCTGCAGCCACCAGCAGCAGCGCGCCATAGCCGATGATGATGTTCAACAGGAAGAACAAGCCGATTAATCCGGTAGCCCAACCCACCGAGCGGCGTGCCGCGCGGGCATCCGTTACCGTGAAAAAACGCATCAAGATATGCGGCAGTCCCAGCAGACCCAGGCTGAGGCCCAGGCCCAGCGACAGGGCATCCACCGGGTCGGCCAGCGCCTTGCCGGGTAGCAGTGCCCAGCCATGCTCCAGTCGGCGCACCGCGGCAAACAGCTGTGCCGGGCTGCCATCAAAGCGTTGCAGCACGCCGCCGGCCAGTAGC
The sequence above is drawn from the Aquitalea denitrificans genome and encodes:
- a CDS encoding FAD-binding oxidoreductase — protein: MPDLLADLAAIVGAGHVLTLPQDTAPYTLDYRRRYQGQPLAVVLPGSTAEVAALLRLCQHQQVAVVPQGGNTSTCGAATPDNTGRQLVIAMQRMNRLRAIDTANNSITVEAGMTLAVLQQLAVEAGRLFPLSLASEGSCQIGGNLSTNAGGLAVLRYGTMRELALGLEVVLPDGRVLHQLSGLRKDTSGLDVKQLFIGAEGQLGLITAATLKLFPLPGAHATAWLGVDSSQAAINLLSALRQAFGDRLTTFEIMSQPCQQLLEKYHPGQLPFIQPWAVLAELSDSGDSHQLQQLLVDWLATQNLPDGVLAHSEADRQQLWQLREAMSETQKRDGPSIKHDIGLPSSAIPAFLEQCATALSRAFPTVRIIAFGHAGDGNLHYNISYTRPDNAHLFEDEDSVNAIVYDLVYRHQGTLAAEHGIGQLKGHWLQRYQDPTALQLMRGIKQLLDPLGLMNPGKWLSPP
- a CDS encoding tetratricopeptide repeat protein, coding for MLLSPLALRAATLLAEQDLPAALQAAQQCLEAEPDNAPIWTLLGVCAARLARQSLAEQCWQQALQLDPSVVDAHYNLGCLYGERRERGLAEQHYRAELRLQPGHAGSLGNLAVLLAQAGQLAEAEACYRQALQATAHTRDGLDVRYNLALLLSQTDRLEEAEALLQVLLQQQPDDEAGNALLGSLYQQQGQDEAARACWERILQHAPQHPEALNNLALICQQQRRWDEAASLLQRALLQAAPPPDLLLNQANGLLQQGNAAAALPLLQQAIAQHPRHAPLHDALGVVCSELREAEQAEAAMRRAVELAPGQPRFRQNLAYLHLALGRWSAGWEALDARLQRLPLRGGLPTLSSPRWEGEPLAGRHLLLWFEQGLGDALQFCRYLPLLQPARLSVVCRPELIRLLQGMRLACPVEFLPLHRLDMTVPPHDCHVFSMSLPRWLGPDPATTPPAHFPQHARPPLPSAGRPRRLGLVWRGHARHPFDHHRSLPDIRLLAPLLALPGIHWISLQLPVDEQEQAWLSAWPTLVAGEQGLDDLAATASVLAGLDGLVTVDTALAHLAGSLGLPCWLLLSACHTDWRWGWQGEASPWYPAVRLCRQSQPGDWSGVITRLASRLGEQ
- a CDS encoding sodium:solute symporter family transporter, with the translated sequence MIMSAASIFFLLFVTTSLLLTWQAARRTRSAADFYTAGGQLPAWQNGLALAGDYLSAAAFLGSIGMYLGQGYDSLVYAVGTLAGWPLLMLLLADKLRTLGRYSVADVLASRFDDRRVRLMSIISSLTVTVFYLIVQLVGAGKLLQLLFGLPYLAAVLLVVGLMVLQVALGGMLATTWVQMLKASLMLLCALLLAGGVLQRFDGSPAQLFAAVRRLEHGWALLPGKALADPVDALSLGLGLSLGLLGLPHILMRFFTVTDARAARRSVGWATGLIGLFFLLNIIIGYGALLLVAADGRFHDAAGKLLGGGNMAALHLASLLGGPWLQALVAGVAFATILAVVAGLAMAGASAVSHDLYALWLCRGAADPRREWQLSRLAVLLLGLLAVLLSTLFQNLNIAFLVGLAFAIAASSNFPVLLLALNWRGLSARGALAGGYGGMLAALLCIITGPTVWVGMLGRPGPLFPYANPALFSVPLAFAAAWLGSLGTSRPSPLTPHAEAQTLQQTTTAVASASSTSQQEPTT
- a CDS encoding glutathione S-transferase family protein — its product is MTTLTLYGNCFSGHSYKVRLALMLADVSHDYVHVDLALPRAERAEDFRAVSRFGEVPVLVADGTAMCQSNAILQWLADNYGRLDGAPGERQLVREWLCWESNRIGFSLPNLRLARKFFPQPTDVTAWLEQRVRADLAVLDNTLSQHAYLIGSTPTIADLSASAYLWWLGDAGLDLAAWPHVAAWLQRISQLPGWQHPDELMAAEIPD